The following are from one region of the Moritella sp. 24 genome:
- a CDS encoding cell division protein FtsZ, producing the protein MFLPESKSSKMTVLLAGVGGCGCNTSSLLGADIQSDELSIININTDAAALEHCSSGENVLIGKNLTNGFGAGSAPEIGFAAAQENEKQLRELLIGHDILILTTGLGGGTGTGATPLIAKMARDLAIPCIVVATLPFQSEGKMRSNYATDGVELLRERAHALITLPNDNLVEVLGETVGIFDAFKFSNTALKNTISALINMLTTTGFINVDLNDFSKIMNQKGDAILGIGRSDSSDNVEGAVEQALKNPLYKNVDISKAQGAIVQVNCKDEITLAEYNKITTLVHNMLDDHAIMICGIAKDEYLDCYVEVLVIGTGLSACDNKLDSQFETELLIPEPDNANVDKSHEYLNIPAFIRNKGM; encoded by the coding sequence ATGTTTTTACCTGAATCAAAAAGTTCAAAAATGACAGTTCTTCTAGCTGGTGTAGGAGGTTGTGGTTGTAATACCTCTAGTTTACTTGGCGCTGATATCCAATCTGACGAATTAAGCATAATTAACATCAATACTGATGCTGCAGCGCTTGAACATTGTAGTTCAGGCGAAAATGTACTAATCGGTAAAAATTTAACTAATGGTTTTGGTGCAGGCTCGGCACCTGAAATTGGCTTCGCCGCTGCTCAGGAAAATGAAAAGCAATTACGAGAATTACTTATTGGTCATGATATTTTGATTTTAACCACTGGATTAGGTGGCGGAACAGGTACAGGAGCAACACCACTTATCGCTAAGATGGCTCGAGATCTTGCTATACCTTGTATCGTAGTTGCAACCCTACCGTTTCAATCTGAAGGTAAAATGCGATCTAACTATGCGACGGACGGTGTTGAGCTATTACGTGAACGTGCACATGCGTTGATTACATTACCGAATGATAATTTGGTTGAAGTATTAGGTGAAACAGTTGGTATTTTTGATGCGTTTAAATTCTCCAATACAGCTCTGAAAAATACCATCAGTGCGTTAATTAATATGCTCACAACTACAGGGTTTATTAATGTTGATTTAAATGACTTTAGTAAAATAATGAATCAAAAAGGTGATGCGATCTTGGGAATAGGGCGTAGCGATAGTTCAGATAATGTTGAAGGAGCTGTTGAGCAAGCTCTTAAAAATCCGCTTTATAAAAATGTAGATATAAGTAAGGCGCAAGGTGCGATTGTTCAGGTTAATTGCAAAGATGAAATCACGTTAGCGGAATATAATAAAATCACGACTCTAGTTCACAATATGTTAGATGATCACGCAATTATGATTTGTGGTATTGCTAAAGACGAATACCTTGATTGTTATGTTGAAGTACTTGTTATCGGTACCGGTTTATCTGCTTGTGATAATAAACTTGATTCTCAATTTGAGACGGAGCTTCTGATTCCAGAACCAGATAATGCTAATGTAGATAAGTCACATGAATATCTTAATATTCCAGCGTTTATTCGTAATAAGGGAATGTGA
- a CDS encoding GMP reductase, protein MRIEQELKLGFKDVLFRPKRSTLKSRSQVSLERTFTFPNSKYTWTGVPVIAANMDTVGTFEAAKELAAHKMLTAVHKHYTVAEWKEFLEANPEIFDHVFVSTGTSDADFEKLQQVLALDERLQFICIDVANGYSEFFIDFVRKVRAAYPSKTIMAGNVVTGEITEELILSGADIIKVGIGPGSVCTTRVKTGVGYPQLSAIIECADAAHGLGGMVVGDGGCSCAGDVAKAFGGGADFVMLGGMLAGHDESGGELCEVNGKKTKKFYGMSSTTAMNKHAGGVAKYRASEGKTVEVPYRGPIENTVFDILGGVRSTCTYVGAASLKELSKRTTFIRVLEQENNVFGKE, encoded by the coding sequence ATGCGTATAGAACAAGAATTGAAGCTAGGTTTTAAAGATGTACTTTTCCGCCCAAAACGTTCAACTCTAAAGAGTCGTTCACAAGTAAGCTTAGAGCGTACATTCACTTTCCCTAACAGCAAGTACACTTGGACAGGTGTACCGGTTATTGCTGCAAACATGGATACTGTAGGTACATTTGAAGCAGCGAAAGAACTTGCTGCACACAAAATGCTAACAGCTGTACATAAGCATTACACTGTAGCTGAATGGAAAGAGTTCCTAGAAGCAAACCCAGAAATCTTCGACCACGTTTTTGTATCAACTGGTACATCGGACGCAGATTTCGAAAAACTTCAACAAGTTCTAGCATTAGATGAGCGTTTACAGTTTATCTGTATCGATGTAGCTAATGGTTACTCAGAATTTTTCATTGATTTCGTACGTAAAGTACGTGCAGCATACCCTTCTAAAACGATTATGGCTGGTAACGTAGTTACTGGTGAAATCACAGAAGAACTTATCCTGTCTGGCGCAGATATCATTAAAGTTGGTATCGGTCCTGGTTCAGTATGTACGACACGTGTTAAAACAGGTGTTGGTTACCCACAACTTTCTGCAATCATCGAATGTGCTGACGCAGCACACGGTCTTGGTGGCATGGTAGTTGGTGATGGTGGTTGTTCTTGTGCTGGTGATGTTGCTAAAGCATTTGGCGGCGGCGCAGATTTCGTTATGTTGGGCGGCATGTTAGCTGGTCACGACGAAAGTGGCGGCGAGCTGTGCGAAGTTAATGGCAAGAAAACGAAAAAATTCTATGGCATGAGCTCAACAACTGCGATGAACAAACACGCAGGTGGTGTTGCTAAATACCGTGCTTCAGAAGGTAAAACTGTAGAAGTACCTTACCGTGGTCCAATCGAAAACACTGTTTTTGATATCCTAGGTGGCGTTCGCTCTACTTGTACTTACGTTGGCGCAGCTTCATTAAAAGAGCTAAGCAAGCGTACTACCTTTATCCGCGTACTTGAGCAAGAAAACAACGTATTCGGTAAAGAATAA
- a CDS encoding ornithine cyclodeaminase, which translates to MIVLEIKDIKAVIAKVGYKAFFAQLNDTLTEDYKNWQDFDKCPRVANHVQDGVIELMPISNAEMYSFKYVNGHPKNPAQNKMTVMATGQLSLTETGEPLMFSEMTLLTGFRTAATSAMAAKHLAKADSEVLALIGTGAQSEFQFLAYSFMFDLKEVRFFDTDPAAMRKFEQNMARFDIRLTPCKDAREAVQGADLITTCTADKKYQTVLTKDMISKDVFINGLGGDCPGKTEIEKELVESATIVVEYLPQSRVEGEIQQLGADFTCTELHEIVKGEKTLNVATDGTILYDSVGFALEDYSVLRLVYKLAKQHNIGSEMELIPELDDVKNLFSLL; encoded by the coding sequence ATGATTGTTTTAGAGATAAAAGATATTAAAGCGGTAATTGCAAAAGTTGGCTACAAGGCATTTTTTGCACAGCTTAATGATACATTGACTGAAGATTATAAAAACTGGCAGGACTTTGATAAATGTCCACGAGTAGCCAACCATGTACAAGATGGTGTTATCGAATTAATGCCAATTTCAAATGCTGAAATGTACTCGTTTAAATACGTAAATGGTCACCCAAAAAACCCTGCACAGAACAAAATGACAGTGATGGCGACGGGCCAATTATCATTAACTGAAACTGGCGAACCGCTGATGTTTTCAGAAATGACCTTGCTTACTGGTTTCCGTACTGCGGCAACGTCAGCAATGGCTGCAAAACACTTAGCGAAAGCTGATTCAGAAGTATTAGCATTAATCGGTACTGGCGCACAAAGTGAATTCCAGTTCCTTGCGTACTCGTTCATGTTTGATTTAAAAGAAGTGCGTTTCTTTGATACTGACCCAGCAGCAATGCGTAAGTTTGAACAAAACATGGCGCGTTTCGACATTCGCCTAACGCCGTGTAAAGACGCACGAGAAGCGGTTCAAGGCGCTGATTTAATTACGACATGTACAGCCGATAAGAAATACCAAACAGTATTAACCAAAGACATGATCAGCAAAGACGTATTCATTAACGGTCTTGGCGGTGATTGCCCAGGTAAAACTGAAATCGAGAAAGAACTTGTAGAAAGCGCAACAATTGTTGTTGAGTACCTACCACAATCACGCGTTGAAGGTGAAATTCAACAACTGGGTGCAGACTTTACTTGTACTGAACTGCACGAGATTGTGAAAGGCGAGAAAACCCTAAACGTAGCAACAGACGGCACTATCTTGTATGACTCAGTTGGCTTCGCACTAGAAGATTACTCTGTACTACGCTTAGTCTACAAGCTGGCTAAGCAGCATAACATCGGCAGCGAAATGGAATTAATTCCAGAACTGGATGATGTGAAGAACTTATTCTCACTACTGTAG